The stretch of DNA TCCTGGGCCCGGATTTCCGTCCGGGTCCTTCCCTGCCGGTTCGAATGGATCCCATCCACCTTCGAGTCGGCGATATGGTGGAGATCTGGCCATGAGAGAGACGATGCGCGCTGTGGTCTTTCGCGGTGAGGGGGAGTGGAGGATTGAATCTTCCCCCTCACCACAACTTCAAGCCGCGGACGAGGTCCTCTTGAAGGTGGAACGCGCGAGCATTTGCGGAACCGATCTCCATATCCTCTCGATTCCGCCAGGACATCCGGCTACGCCAGGAACGATCCTCGGCCACGAGTATGTTGCGACGGTCGTCGAGGTCGGCTCCGACGTGCGCCACCTTCATCCGGGGGATCGCGTAGTCATTGATCCCAACATCACGTGCGGGATCTGCGAATATTGCCGATTGGGCTTCTCGAACATGTGCGAGAATATGACGACGTTGGGCATCTTTCGGCACGGCGGATTAGCGGAGTGGAACGTCGCCCCGGCGAAAGCCCTGCATAAGATCAGCGCGCAGGTCTCCGCGGATCGCGCGACACTCGCCGAACCCTTTTCCTGCGTACTGCACTCATTTGAGAAGTCAGCCTTCGTCCCGGGAGAGAGTGTCGCTATCCTCGGGGCAGGGCCCATCGGACTCATGTTCTTGATGCTCTATAAGGCGGCTGGAGCCTATCCGATCTGCGTGATCGAACCCGCCGAGTTTCGGCGTCAGATGGCCGAAAGTCTGGGCGCTGATGTTGCTCTTGATCCCACTCTCTATGACGCATCTCGGGAGATCAAGAGACGAACCCATTTGGGTGCCGACATCGTCATTGACGCCGTTGGAACGCTCCTACCGGAAGCTCTTCGACTGGTACGACGTGGTGGGCGTATCATCCTCTTCGGCATGAACGCACACGCAGCGCGCGAGCTGAATCAGTACGAGATCACGCGTTACGAGATCACCATCTTGGGGTCATACATCCAACGCACAGCTTTTCCGAAAGTTGTGCGCGTGTTGGAGGGAGGGCTGCTGCCGCTCGAGCGATTGGTCACTCACCACGTGGAACTAGAGGCGATCGGCGAGGGCTTTCGACTCTTGCGCTCAGGCGAAGCCGTCAAAGTCGCCGTAGTCCCCTGACGGGACAGGAGGCTGAGTCTTCACCATCTTGACGAAGGCCGTCGCGGGCGAGGATAATTGAGATCAGCATGTCATTCACGAGCGCGGAATTTCGAGACCTCCTGCGACTTCTGGAGCAGCATCCCGAGTGGCGAGAAGAACTGCGACGGGTGCTGCTGACGGAAGAACTTTTGTCTTTGCCACAGATCGTCCGAGACCTCAGTAAAGCCATCGAAGCTCTGGCTGAGGCCCAGCGGCGCACCGAGGAGCGCGTGGCGCGATTGGAAGAGATCGTTGCTGCTCTGGCTGAGGCCCAACGGCGCACCGAGGAACGCGTGGCGCGATTGGAAGAGATCGTTGCTGCTCTGGCTGAGGCCCAACGACGCACCGAGGAACGCGTGGCGCGATTGGAAGAGATCGTCGCTGCTCTGGCTGAGGCCCAACGACGCACCGAGGAACGCGTGGCTCAGTTAGAGGAACGGATGGCACGGCTGGAAGAGATCGTCGCTGCTCTGGCCGAGGCCCAGCGGCAATTGGCTGAAGCCCAGCGACAGATGGAGGCGCGCGTAGCTCGGTTAGAAGAAGTCGTAACAGCATTGAGCGCAGAAGTCGCGGCTTTAGCTCGCGCGCAACAGCATGCCGAGCAGCAGATCGCGATCTTGGCATCGAGCCTGGATTTCCTGACGAAGCGTATGGATGCCATGAGCCGGGATGTCGCTCGTTTGAAAGGATTCCACCTCCAGTATCAGTACGAGCGGCATGCACCGGCGTATTTTCGCGCGCTTGCTCGAAAGATCCGCGTCCTTTCTTCCGAAGAACTGAGCGCCTTCTTAGAAGATGCTGTTGAACAAGGACGGCTGACGGATGCCGAGGCTGACGAGATCATCCAGACGGACATTGTCGCACGTGGACGGCATCCGGAAGAAGGCGGAGAGGTTTATCTCGTCATCGAAGTCTCTTGGGGCGTGGGCTTATCCGATGTCGAGCGAGCTGCGCGGCGCGCGCTTCTACTCTCACAACTCGGGTTACGCACGATTTCCGTCGTCGCGGGAGAGAGTGTCACCGAAGAAGCGGCGCAACTAGCTCAGCGCTTGAACGTTTGGCGGGTGATTGACGGACGAGTCATTCCTCCGACCGAAACGCTCCCCGCGCCTGGTGCAGAGGGGGAAGTGACTTCTTCCTCATAAGGAAATGCGCCTGCTGAGAGCATCCTCTCCCATGAACGGGGGACGGAAGGGCACGCGCGCAAAGTGAGCAGAGGCTCACGCTCGGAGGCCGTCATGCCCTCATCGGAAGTTTTGCTGCGACTGGAAGGCATCACGAAGACCTTCGGGGGGATCGTCGCGCTGGACGACGTAGATTTCGAGGTGAAGGCGGGAGAAGTCCACGCGCTCATCGGGGAAAATGGGGCAGGGAAATCCACGCTGGTGAAGATCGCGACGGGAGTTCACGCGTCTGATCGCGGTCGCATCCTATGGAAGGGGCGCGCTGTGAAGCTTCAGACGCCACGCGATGCCCACCGCCTAGGCATTCGCATGGTGCCTCAAGAGCTGACGCTTGTCCCTCAGTTGAGCGTGGGAGAGAACGTCTTCCTTGGAGGCCTGCCGAGCCAACGAATGCTTTTCTCTTGGGTTCGATGGAGCGATATCCACGAGCGCGCACGCGCGCTTTTGCGAGAGCTTGGGCACGATATCGATCCTCGACGTCCGGCGAGCGAGCTGAGCGTCGCCGAACAACAGCTCGTCGAAATCGCCCGAGCGCTCGCCTTTGAGGCTGAGTTGATGGTTCTCGACGAGCCGACCTCTCCCCTTTCGGAACGCGAGACGGAGCGCTTGTTTCAAACGATCACGCGACTGAAGGCGCGCGGCATGGGCATCGTCTACATCACGCATCGAATGCGCGAGATTTACGCGATTGCCGATCGCGTGACGGTCTTGCGCGATGGTCGGCGCATCCTCACAAAACCCATCTCGGAAACGAGTCCGGAAGAGCTGGTGCGCGCGATGGTCGGCCGAGAATGGCAGGATTATCTTCCCGAACAGGAACCCCGTACCAGAGGCGCGCCGATCTTGCGAGTTGAAGGCTTGACGGCTCCGGGGAGATTCTACGACATCACGTTTACCGTCCATAGGGGGGAGATCGTGGGTTTGGCGGGGCTTGTTGGCGCGGGCCGAACGGAACTCGTGGAGGCTCTCTTCGGCGCGCGAGAATATGCATCTGGGCAAATCCTCATTGACGGGTGTCCGGTGACGATCCGCACGCCCGCCGATGCCATACGACATGGAATGGCGCTTGTGACCGATGATCGAAGGGCCAAAGGGCTCATCCCCACAGCTTCGGTGCATACCAACGTGATCCTCTCGGTTCAGACGCAGCTTGCTCGTTTTGGATTTCTCGTCCGCGCGCGCGCGGAGCGACAAATCACCGAGCGCTTCCTCCGCGAGTTACGCGTGAAGACGCCGAGCGTTGATCATCCGGTCATGCTCTTGAGTGGGGGGAATCAACAAAAGATCATCCTCGCGCGTTGGCTTTCGATGAACCCGCGCATCTTTCTCCTGGACGAGCCCACGCGAGGCATTGACGTCGCCGCAAAGGCGGAGATTTACGAAGTGATTCGGCGCTTGGCCGCTCAAGGAGCAGCGATCCTCCTGGTTTCTTCGGAACTGGAGGAGATTCGACATCTGGCTGACCGAGTCCTGGTCATGCATCGCGGGCGGATCGTCGGAGAGCTTCGCCGGGAGGAGGTCACGGACGATCGCATCCTTTACCTCGCCACAGGAGGAGAAGGATGAATCGCGAGATTCCTTCAGCATGGACAGATGCGAGCCGGATCTTCCGATTGGAGTGGATCGTGCCACTACTGCGCCGATTCGGTCCCCTTTTGGCACTTCTTCTGATGAGCGGAGCGCTCGCCGTGCTCTCCCCGCATTTTCTCACCTTCGAGAACGTGCTCAACGTCTTCCGGCAGTCCGCCGTTAACGCGCTACTCGCTCTCGGCCAATTGCTCGTCATCATCACGGCGGGGATTGACCTCTCGGTGGGTTCTGTCCTCGGGTTCTGTTGCGTCTTAGTCGCTCTGCTGCTCAAGACGGGAGTGCCGACCTCTATCGCCATCGTGACAACGCTTGGTGTTGGGATAGCGTTGGGGATGACCAACGGATTGCTGCTCACGAAGCTTCGTCTCCCTCACCCATTCATCCCCACGCTGGGGATGATGAATGTCGCCCGCGGATTGGCGCTCGTGCTCTCCGGGGGATTTCCAATCTCTGAACTTCCCGAGGATTTTCGCTTTTGGGGTGCTGGGACTTTGGGCGGCATCCCCATGCCTGTGATCGTCGTCCTAGTCGTCTACGCACTGTTTCATCTCTTCCTCACGCACACGACCGTAGGGCGCGACATCTACGCCATTGGAGGGAACAAACAGGCGGCGTTGCTCGCAGGTATTCCCGTAGATCGTCGCCTCATCACCGTCTATGCCATGAGCGGGGGATTGGCGTCTCTGGGAGCCATCATCTTGGCCGGACGGATGAATTCGGGATTTCCACTTGCGGGCGTCGGCGCTGAGCTGGATGCCATCGCGGCTGTGATCATTGGCGGAGCCAGCTTCTTCGGCGGCGTCGGCACAGTCTGGGGGACCCTTGTCGGAGCCCTCATCATGGGCGTCTTGCGGAATGGATTGAACTTGCTCGATGTCTCTGCCTACTGGCAGACGACGGTTATTGGAGTCGTCATCGTCATCGCGGTGTGGGTGGACGTGCTTCGGCAACGCGCCCTGGAACGTCGCCGCGTGTTTCGACGGTGAGGGTCACCAGAAGCGGCGCGCGAGATAACTCGTCGGAATCCCCACAAGCTGAGCCTTCAGCGAGAAGCGCAGGCTATCGTGAAGGAAACAGACGTGCGTGCAGAAACATCGGTCGCGAGCGATCGCTTCGAGTTCGTGCTGCCGAGCTGCCGAATTCCAAAAGGCGACGAAGTCCATGTCGTAATCGCGCAAATTTCCCAAGGGGGCGCGTAGTTCGCATGCGCGAACGTCGCCGTTGAAATCAATCACGAGCGAGGTCTCGCCGGCCGTGCAGGGCATGGGCCAGGCTTTCCCATGAACGTAATTGGCGAATTGCACGCGGTGATGGAAGTTGAACGTCCCCACATAGATCATTCGCTTCATCCATCGCGCCGCTCTATCAGGATCATCGAAAGCACGCCGCGCGTATTCCTCCTGAACACGCGAGATCTCGCCGTAGAGCTTCCGCAGCGCATCGGGCGGGACGGCCTTGAGCGTCGGATCCAAGGGATCGCCACGAACGATTTGAAAATAGTGGCCATCCAGGACGCGTCGCTCCAGGAAATATTCGGCCAGGCGAATCAACTCGTGATGATTCTCCTCGCAGATGACCGAGACGACGCCAACCCAAAGGCGCCCTCGGAAGCGCTCCCGAAGCGGTTGAACGAGGGCAATCGCATGCTCGACCTTCGCGAAGTTTCCCGGAACGGCGCGAAGGCGATCGTGGGTCGCCGCCAGCCCGTCCACGGAGAAATTCAGATAGACGGTGAGGGCCTCGTTCTCCTCCAGGATGCGCTCGACGAAGGCGCGCGCGCGCTCCGGTTTCAACCCATTCGTCGGAAAATTCAGGCTCTCGATTCCATTGTTCCGATGAAAGAGCGCGACGATCTCCGGCAGATCATCTCGCAGCGTCGGCTCCCCACCGCTCAACAAGAGTTGTTGAAACCGAGGCATCGTGCGCGAGAGGCGTTCCAATTCTGGGAAGGTCAAGTCGCCCTCTTGGTTCAGCGCCGACCAATAAAAACACGTGCGGCATTTCGCATTGCAGTGAGAGGTCACAAACAGGATCACCGTATGCAAGCGCTTCTCCCGCGGCAGACGACGCAGGTAGCGGATGAAGGCTCCGACCTGAGACACCTCGCCCTCCCTTCCAAAGACCTCGGGATCCACAAGCTCGTAAGCATAACAGGTCGCCAAGGAAGCGTCAAATGAGTGCTGCTCGCCCTTCTCGCAGAATGCCAATCCCTACAGACCCCTCACTCGGAGGCTGAGGTATGCAAGGAATGGATCGATGGGGCTTGCGAATCAGTCTCGCGCTTGTGATCAGCAGTTTGCTCTTTGCCGGTGGCGGATGCCGACGCACAGGGACAACTCGGGTATATCGCATTGCCGTCGTGACGAAAGCCCTGGACAGCGAGTTCTGGCTCATGTTGAAACGAGGGGCCGAAGCCGCGGCGCGCGCACATCCCGATGTCGAGGTCACCGTGCTCGCTCCAGAGCGCGAGATCAACATTGATCAGCAGGTGGCCATCTTGGAGGATCAGATTTTGAAAAAGGTCTCGGCGCTTATCGTCGCTCCGGCTGGGGCTGCCGAAGTCATCCCGGTGCTCAATAGAGCGAAGGCCGCCGGAATCCCCGTGCTCTTGGTGGATACTGATGCTCCCTGGCCAGAGAAATTGAGCTACATCGGGACGGACAATCGGCTGGGAGGCAAGCTCGCGGGCGAATACATCGTCCGCGTGCTCGGAGGAACGGGGAAAGTGGCTGTCATTCGCGGCATCCTGGGCGTCGCGGCGCATGAGGATCGCGTAGCTGGATTTCAAGATGCGCTCGCTCGTGCTCCCGGCATTGAATTAGTCACCATCCAACCAGCCAACAGCGAACGAGCGCTCGCGATGACCGTGATGGAGAATATCCTGACCTCGCACCCAGATTTGCGCGCCGTCTTCGCGACGAACGACCAAATGGCGCTGGGCGCGATGGAGGCCATCGCGGCTCGCAATCTGACGGGGAAGGTCATCCTCGTCGGATTCGATGCCACGCAAGAAGCCGTCCGCGCCGTCAAAGCCGGACAGATGCACGCGGTCGTCGCCCAGCATCCGTTCGAGATGGGTCGACGCGCTGTCGAAGCGGCCATCAAAGTCATTCGCGGAGAGCCCATCGAGAAGCGCATTGATACGGGCACGACGCTCGTCACGCGCGAGAACGCGGACGAATTCTTGCAGGGAGGGAGAATGCCATGAGGATTGCGACGGCACCGGTGAGTTGGGGGATTTTCGAGATCGAAGGCATGGGCGCGCAACGGTCCTATGCTGAAGTCCTCGACGAGATGAGCCAAGCCGGATACGAGGGGACGGAACTCGGCCCGTATGGATATCTGCCCTCAGATCCGATCCACTTGCGCGCAGAATTGGCACGACGCTATCTGGAGTTGGTCACCGCCTTCGTCCCGGTTCCACTCTCGGAGCCCGAGCGCTTCGAGCGCGCGTTCGCAGATGTCCTGCGCACCGCCGATCTGCTTAGCGCGCTCGGCGTCACGCTCTTAGTGGTGGCGGATGCCCTCACCCCTCACCGTATGGCCATTGCCGGTCGCGTCACGCCAGAAGACGGGCTCGCGGAATCGCAATGGGAAACGGCCGTCGCCTTTCTGCACCGCATTGCCGCGGCTTGCCGTGCTCGCGGACTTCGCGTCGCGTTTCATCACCATGCGGGGACGTTCATTGAAACCCCGCAGGAGATCGAGCGCCTTTTGGCGATGACGGATCCTGAGGCGATCGGCCTGTGCTTGGACACTGGCCACTTCGTCTACGGAGGGGGGGATCCAATTCACGCCGTCCGAACATACGGGCCGCGCATCTGGCATGTTCACGCCAAGGACGTCGATCCGAAAGTACTGGAGCGCGTGAGGCGAGAGCCCCTCACTTTCACCGAAGCCGTGCGAGCGGGCTTGTTCTGTCCGCTGGGGGATGGGCTCGTTGACTTCCCGACGCTCATTCGGGAACTGCGAGGACAGCACTACCGGGGATGGATCGTCGTCGAACAGGATGTAGATCCGAGCCACCCCAACGCCAATCCCCTACGGGATGCGATGCGAAGCCAGATCTACCTGCGCCAGATCTTCGAGCATCTCGATCTCACAGATTGATCCGACTGCGCGCCTCTTGCGCATCGAAAGCGGGCCGACTCTCTCGCTTCCTTCCCTTCCAGCTCATGGGGTCTTGCGATTTCTGCACGACGAGGTCAATGCGCTCGGTCTCCATCTGGATGACATCCAGATGCTCCGACATCAGCACTTGAGGATTCGCTAACCGGAATCCTATGAGATTCGCCCGAATGGCATTGGCCGCATTCGCCGCCTCATAGCGAAGAGAGAAGAGGGCTTCCTCCATGATCTCCAACTGCCGCTTCCACGTCCGCGCCCGAAATCGCCACACGCGACACCGCCAGAAGACGACCGTCGCCAATACCACCGGACCGAGCACGATGAGGGCGATCGTCGAAAGCGATGCCTCCCCTCGAACGAGCCACCCGACCCCGAGGCTGAGGAGATAAGCAGGAAGGAAAAAGAACACCGATGTTCGCCACGTCACGACCATCGGCGCTTCGCTGATCCCCATAGCTTCCGACGCGGCGACGGAGACATCGCCGATCACCGAGAGCGTGACCTGCGT from Blastocatellia bacterium encodes:
- a CDS encoding alcohol dehydrogenase catalytic domain-containing protein, with protein sequence MRETMRAVVFRGEGEWRIESSPSPQLQAADEVLLKVERASICGTDLHILSIPPGHPATPGTILGHEYVATVVEVGSDVRHLHPGDRVVIDPNITCGICEYCRLGFSNMCENMTTLGIFRHGGLAEWNVAPAKALHKISAQVSADRATLAEPFSCVLHSFEKSAFVPGESVAILGAGPIGLMFLMLYKAAGAYPICVIEPAEFRRQMAESLGADVALDPTLYDASREIKRRTHLGADIVIDAVGTLLPEALRLVRRGGRIILFGMNAHAARELNQYEITRYEITILGSYIQRTAFPKVVRVLEGGLLPLERLVTHHVELEAIGEGFRLLRSGEAVKVAVVP
- a CDS encoding sugar ABC transporter ATP-binding protein, translated to MPSSEVLLRLEGITKTFGGIVALDDVDFEVKAGEVHALIGENGAGKSTLVKIATGVHASDRGRILWKGRAVKLQTPRDAHRLGIRMVPQELTLVPQLSVGENVFLGGLPSQRMLFSWVRWSDIHERARALLRELGHDIDPRRPASELSVAEQQLVEIARALAFEAELMVLDEPTSPLSERETERLFQTITRLKARGMGIVYITHRMREIYAIADRVTVLRDGRRILTKPISETSPEELVRAMVGREWQDYLPEQEPRTRGAPILRVEGLTAPGRFYDITFTVHRGEIVGLAGLVGAGRTELVEALFGAREYASGQILIDGCPVTIRTPADAIRHGMALVTDDRRAKGLIPTASVHTNVILSVQTQLARFGFLVRARAERQITERFLRELRVKTPSVDHPVMLLSGGNQQKIILARWLSMNPRIFLLDEPTRGIDVAAKAEIYEVIRRLAAQGAAILLVSSELEEIRHLADRVLVMHRGRIVGELRREEVTDDRILYLATGGEG
- a CDS encoding ABC transporter permease produces the protein MNREIPSAWTDASRIFRLEWIVPLLRRFGPLLALLLMSGALAVLSPHFLTFENVLNVFRQSAVNALLALGQLLVIITAGIDLSVGSVLGFCCVLVALLLKTGVPTSIAIVTTLGVGIALGMTNGLLLTKLRLPHPFIPTLGMMNVARGLALVLSGGFPISELPEDFRFWGAGTLGGIPMPVIVVLVVYALFHLFLTHTTVGRDIYAIGGNKQAALLAGIPVDRRLITVYAMSGGLASLGAIILAGRMNSGFPLAGVGAELDAIAAVIIGGASFFGGVGTVWGTLVGALIMGVLRNGLNLLDVSAYWQTTVIGVVIVIAVWVDVLRQRALERRRVFRR
- a CDS encoding radical SAM protein; translation: MSQVGAFIRYLRRLPREKRLHTVILFVTSHCNAKCRTCFYWSALNQEGDLTFPELERLSRTMPRFQQLLLSGGEPTLRDDLPEIVALFHRNNGIESLNFPTNGLKPERARAFVERILEENEALTVYLNFSVDGLAATHDRLRAVPGNFAKVEHAIALVQPLRERFRGRLWVGVVSVICEENHHELIRLAEYFLERRVLDGHYFQIVRGDPLDPTLKAVPPDALRKLYGEISRVQEEYARRAFDDPDRAARWMKRMIYVGTFNFHHRVQFANYVHGKAWPMPCTAGETSLVIDFNGDVRACELRAPLGNLRDYDMDFVAFWNSAARQHELEAIARDRCFCTHVCFLHDSLRFSLKAQLVGIPTSYLARRFW
- a CDS encoding sugar ABC transporter substrate-binding protein: MQGMDRWGLRISLALVISSLLFAGGGCRRTGTTRVYRIAVVTKALDSEFWLMLKRGAEAAARAHPDVEVTVLAPEREINIDQQVAILEDQILKKVSALIVAPAGAAEVIPVLNRAKAAGIPVLLVDTDAPWPEKLSYIGTDNRLGGKLAGEYIVRVLGGTGKVAVIRGILGVAAHEDRVAGFQDALARAPGIELVTIQPANSERALAMTVMENILTSHPDLRAVFATNDQMALGAMEAIAARNLTGKVILVGFDATQEAVRAVKAGQMHAVVAQHPFEMGRRAVEAAIKVIRGEPIEKRIDTGTTLVTRENADEFLQGGRMP
- a CDS encoding TIM barrel protein encodes the protein MRIATAPVSWGIFEIEGMGAQRSYAEVLDEMSQAGYEGTELGPYGYLPSDPIHLRAELARRYLELVTAFVPVPLSEPERFERAFADVLRTADLLSALGVTLLVVADALTPHRMAIAGRVTPEDGLAESQWETAVAFLHRIAAACRARGLRVAFHHHAGTFIETPQEIERLLAMTDPEAIGLCLDTGHFVYGGGDPIHAVRTYGPRIWHVHAKDVDPKVLERVRREPLTFTEAVRAGLFCPLGDGLVDFPTLIRELRGQHYRGWIVVEQDVDPSHPNANPLRDAMRSQIYLRQIFEHLDLTD